A genome region from Manihot esculenta cultivar AM560-2 chromosome 5, M.esculenta_v8, whole genome shotgun sequence includes the following:
- the LOC110615504 gene encoding cysteine-tryptophan domain-containing zinc finger protein 7 isoform X4: MIALETRDARKELGLGFGVGREMEDTELEEGEACSEHNNNDDDYEASMDPDIALSYIDEKLQDVLGHFQKDFEGGVSAENLGAKFGGYGSFLPTYRRSPVWSHPRTPKIQHYNSPRSPNNSQLEGSCRGSVSSSAVPQSVKLEPVSSGATSLATSKASSSMLVSVKQEGGMLTTNIAKEHALRYELVNRKSTNLPDHKMLKVRIKVGSDNLSTQKNAAIYSGLGLDVSPSSSLDDSPSGSEGISHGPQDSPFESPAHILQIMTSFPIHGYLLLSPLPGDLIHLIEKEKLHKGSGSLHARTVDVESSGITVVGSDSIKGDGKILREKKIKSLERNEISSELKSGSNKDCLCRIDALPKMIDLDTLASEEFVSDKLKLPLFSNSSSVTDAAKGMGRISYTSREAYKGGMRDKGSDLTKEEPVGLSYTHEDAGFENAKATSAEKIWDDKKASSLDSVSVYPKKDGNWKGEKACASVKTDSNTSKGLKVVSSELTDTPKQKADLKGVSHEQEASKVPSGKEHSSSEGKKKLKDSLTGGSSLVLKNKKSNNEDDCPKGELKDSNSQKNTAKSGDRYRDFFGDIELDQEEKQMSPLERSFEDRQKDSDMGEKVSRFSNNVLNERSSGKKTDKLSMSDMHLKTALRVGPCSGNGPSDVGPAATEDNWVCCDKCQKWRLLPLGKNPNDLPEKWLCSMLNWLNGMNRCSFSEEETTNAVLALNQIPAPVSQNNLQINPGGVTSKVTLVDGQLDQNHQDLSLHAMPNSGKKKAIKDGSALLQNSIKKSVLSPLTNGSLNDVNQPMVTEPDLLRLSKSTDLAAEKYKHKQKEKHKVLDNCSDGGDTRKSKMKGKRDLEQDLFRASKKIRTESLQKDSVSDHVNIEKVGPSSSNDLPNNSGHTSSKDHVLVPARKPKDEVLVSMDDEPMDLEIEKKRKVKGSLDSQANPRTLSNTGHNLQESRILAKEEFSENEYRKEKKARTSRSDGKESSASKSNSKSDKKNSHRKNRQLGQDVGNTVSQQSLEGVDPLKRDFGSRHPSVAATSSSSKVSGSHKSKVNVPDTKGSPVESVSSSPLRVSKPGKLMMVQRNFTEKIDSTDAGLFALGGQRRCGDAEDDGGSDQSGIAKKDKILDVAHHGSRTSSVFDLQEKDFSHVSGGKAKQQIVPCPDVMNTHSANGGADYLVQDTQYPGETTSSDRCRKDDRQRENNYHVNGSHPRKTEKGSSSRSKEKKRCLNAELDNGKVMVSDSTMVQAPSYEEKPIDGKVKIEEKFGFRSDGSENRCIDKKDSTGRLSCETSIKESLSKFHGHNGPDSKAHAISSQDATFTPKQSLPLDCEAVSGRGKSPSLHCPLPISGSQKGNGAKISVINASDSNNASKMQKQIRKVDHVNGTRPNSSRDPLSNGHRGRDLDAPSPVKRDSSSQAATNALKEAKNLKHLADRLKNSGSNVESTKLYFEAALKFLHAASLLETCSSESAKNGEMIQSIKVYSSTAKLCEFCAHEYEKSKDMAAAALAYKCMEVAYMRVIYSSHTNANKDRHELQTALHMIPPGV; encoded by the exons ATGATTGCTTTGGAGACGAGGGATGCGAGAAAGGAGCTAGGGTTAGGGTTTGGCGTCGGGAGAGAGATGGAGGACACTGAGCTTGAAGAAGGGGAGGCTTGCTCGGAACATAACAACAACGATGATGATTATGAAGCAAGCATGGACCCAGATATTGCTCTCTCTTACATT GATGAGAAACTTCAGGATGTCCTGGGACACTTTCAGAAAGATTTTGAAGGTGGAGTTTCAGCAGAGAATTTGG GGGCCAAGTTTGGTGGTTATGGTTCATTTTTACCTACCTATCGGCGTTCTCCTGTTTGGTCTCACCCGAGAACTCCAAAAATTCAGCACTACAACTCTCCTAGATCTCCAAACAATTCGCAACTGGAG GGTAGCTGTCGTGGCTCAGTTTCTTCATCGGCTGTGCCTCAATCAGTAAAACTTGAACCTGTTTCTTCTGGTGCAACTTCACTGGCTACATCAAAAGCATCTTCCTCCATGCTTGTCTCAGTTAAACAGGAAGGAGGCATGTTGACCACTAATATAGCTAAGGAACATGCTCTGAGATATGAATTAGTAAACCGAAAATCTACTAATTTACCAGATCACAAAATGTTGAAGGTTCGAATCAAAGTGGGTTCTGATAATTTGTCGACACAAAAAAATGCTGCAATCTATAGTGGTCTTGGCCTTGATGTGTCACCATCTTCATCACTGGATGACAGTCCCTCTGGAAGTGAAGGGATTTCTCATGGACCTCAAGATTCTCCATTTGAATCTCCAGCTCATATTCTTCAG ATAATGACTTCATTTCCAATTCATGGGTATTTATTGCTATCTCCTCTTCCTGGTGATTTAATTCACTTGATAGAAAAGGAAAAGCTTCATAAAGGCAGTGGATCCTTGCATGCCCGTACAGTTGACGTAGAAAGTTCTGGCATTACAGTTGTTGGGTCTGATTCTATAAAAGGTGATGGAAAAATATTGcgtgaaaagaaaataaagtcaCTAGAGAGAAATGAAATATCGTCAGAATTAAAAAGCGGAAGTAATAAGGATTGTCTATGTCGTATTGATGCTTTGCCAAAGATGATAGACCTTGACACTTTGGCCAGTGAGGAATTTGTTTCTGACAAGCTAAAGCTTCCTCTTTTCTCCAACTCATCTTCTGTTACTGATGCAGCAAAAGGAATGGGTAGGATATCTTATACATCTAGAGAAGCATACAAGGGTGGAATGAGGGACAAAGGTTCTGATCTAACAAAGGAGGAGCCAGTAGGGCTGTCATATACACATGAGGATGCCGGGTTCGAGAATGCCAAAGCCACTTCAGCTGAAAAGATATGGGATGACAAGAAAGCTAGTTCTCTTGACAGTGTTTCTGTCTACCCTAAGAAAGATGGCAATTGGAAAGGAGAAAAAGCTTGTGCCTCTGTAAAAACTGACTCCAATACATCAAAGGGTCTGAAAGTTGTAAGCTCTGAACTGACTGACACTCCCAAGCAGAAGGCTGATCTGAAAGGCGTATCCCATGAACAGGAAGCTTCCAAGGTTCCTTCTGGAAAGGAGCATTCATCTTCTGAGGGGAAAAAGAAACTAAAAGATAGCTTGACAGGTGGCTCTTCTTTGGTGCTCAAAAATAAGAAAAGCAATAATGAGGATGACTGCCCTAAAGGGGAGTTGAAAGACTCAAACTCACAAAAGAATACTGCAAAATCTGGGGATAGGTATAGAGATTTTTTTGGGGATATTGAACTAGATCAAGAAGAAAAACAGATGAGTCCATTGGAAAGGAGTTTTGAAGATAGGCAGAAGGATTCTGACATGGGTGAAAAAGTTTCACGTTTCTCTAATAATGTATTAAATGAGAGATCAAGTGGTAAGAAAACTGATAAGCTGTCAATGTCTGATATGCATCTTAAAACAGCTTTGAGAGTTGGTCCCTGCTCTGGAAATGGGCCTTCTGATGTTGGTCCTGCTGCAACAGAAGACAATTGGGTCTGTTGTGACAAGTGTCAGAAATGGCGGCTTCTTCCACTTGGTAAAAATCCTAATGATCTACCGGAGAAGTGGCTGTGTAGCATGCTTAATTGGCT GAATGGTATGAACCGGTGTAGTTTTAGTGAGGAGGAAACAACAAATGCTGTTTTGGCATTGAACCAGATCCCTGCTCCAGTGAGTCAAAATAATCTGCAGATCAATCCAGGTGGAGTTACATCCAAAGTAACCTTAGTTGATGGGCAGCTTGATCAGAACCACCAAGACTTAAGTTTGCATGCCATGCCCAATAGTGGAAAGAAGAAAGCTATCAAAGATGGTTCTGCTCTCTTGCAAAACTCTATAAAGAAGAGTGTACTGTCACCACTGACAAATGGAAGCTTAAATGATGTGAACCAACCTATGGTAACTGAACCTGATCTTCTTAGACTAAGCAAGTCTACTGACTTGGCTGCAGAGAAGTATAAACATAAGCAGAAAGAGAAGCATAAAGTACTTGACAACTGTTCTGATGGAG GTGATACTAGGAAATCAAAGATGAAAGGCAAAAGGGACCTTGAGCAAGATTTATTCAGGGCCTCCAAGAAAATCAGGACTGAAAGTTTGCAAAAAGATTCGGTGTCTGATCATGTAAACATTGAAAAGGTAGGTCCTAGTTCAAGTAACGATCTGCCTAACAACAGCGGCCACACTTCTTCTAAGGATCATGTGCTAGTTCCTGCTAGAAAACCAAAAGATGAGGTTCTGGTTTCCATGGATGATGAGCCCATGGATttagaaattgaaaaaaagagGAAAGTAAAGGGAAGTCTTGATTCTCAAGCTAATCCACGTACCCTCTCAAATACAGGGCATAATCTCCAGGAAAGCAGGATCCTGGCTAAGGAGGAGTTCAGTGAGAATGAGTACAGGAAAGAGAAGAAAGCCAGGACATCCAGGTCTGATGGAAAGGAGTCCAGTGCAAGTAAAAGCAATAGTAAATCGGACAAAAAAAATAGTCACAGAAAAAACCGGCAACTAGGACAAGATGTTGGGAATACTGTGTCTCAACAGAGCTTGGAGGGTGTGGATCCTTTGAAAAGGGATTTTGGATCTCGACATCCTTCTGTGGCAGCTACTTCTAGCTCTTCTAAGGTTTCTGGTTCCCACAAATCCAAAGTCAATGTCCCTGACACAAAGGGATCTCCAGTGGAATCAGTTTCTTCATCACCTCTGAGAGTTTCAAAACCAGGTAAGCTTATGATGGTGCAAAGGAACTTCACTGAGAAAATTGACTCCACTGATGCTGGTTTGTTTGCCCTAGGTGGTCAGAGAAGGTGTGGTGATGCTGAAGATGATGGTGGGAGTGATCAATCTGGGATAGCAAAGAAGGATAAAATTCTTGATGTGGCTCATCATGGTTCCCGCACATCCTCTGTGTTTGATCTTCAGGAAAAAGACTTCAGTCATGTTTCTGGTGGTAAAGCTAAACAGCAGATTGTGCCTTGTCCTGATGTCATGAACACCCACTCTGCAAATGGCGGTGCAGATTACTTAGTCCAAGACACTCAATATCCTGGTGAAACTACATCTTCAGATCGATGTCGCAAAGATGATAGACAACgtgaaaataattatcatgtGAATGGTTCCCATCCAAGGAAGACCGAAAAAGGATCCTCTTCAAGATCcaaagagaagaagagatgttTGAATGCTGAACTTGACAATGGTAAAGTTATGGTTTCTGACTCAACTATGGTGCAAGCACCTTCCTATGAAGAGAAACCAATAGATGGTAAAGTTAAGATCGAAGAGAAGTTTGGGTTCAGATCTGATGGAAGTGAGAATAGGTGCATTGATAAAAAGGACTCAACAGGACGATTGTCATGTGAAACTAGTATAAAAGAGAGTCTGTCTAAATTTCATGGACACAATGGTCCTGATAGTAAAGCACATGCTATTTCCAGCCAAGATGCAACCTTTACACCAAAGCAGAGTCTGCCACTTGATTGTGAGGCAGTCTCTGGGAGAGGGAAGTCGCCATCGTTACACTGCCCTCTACCAATTTCTGGGTCTCAGAAAGGAAATGGAGCAAAGATTTCAGTTATTAATGCCTCTGACAGCAATAATGCATCGAAGATGCAGAAACAAATCCGAAAGGTTGATCATGTAAATGGGACTCGTCCAAACAGTTCAAGGGATCCCCTGTCAAAT
- the LOC110615504 gene encoding cysteine-tryptophan domain-containing zinc finger protein 7 isoform X3: protein MIALETRDARKELGLGFGVGREMEDTELEEGEACSEHNNNDDDYEASMDPDIALSYIDEKLQDVLGHFQKDFEGGVSAENLGAKFGGYGSFLPTYRRSPVWSHPRTPKIQHYNSPRSPNNSQLEGSCRGSVSSSAVPQSVKLEPVSSGATSLATSKASSSMLVSVKQEGGMLTTNIAKEHALRYELVNRKSTNLPDHKMLKVRIKVGSDNLSTQKNAAIYSGLGLDVSPSSSLDDSPSGSEGISHGPQDSPFESPAHILQIMTSFPIHGYLLLSPLPGDLIHLIEKEKLHKGSGSLHARTVDVESSGITVVGSDSIKGDGKILREKKIKSLERNEISSELKSGSNKDCLCRIDALPKMIDLDTLASEEFVSDKLKLPLFSNSSSVTDAAKGMGRISYTSREAYKGGMRDKGSDLTKEEPVGLSYTHEDAGFENAKATSAEKIWDDKKASSLDSVSVYPKKDGNWKGEKACASVKTDSNTSKGLKVVSSELTDTPKQKADLKGVSHEQEASKVPSGKEHSSSEGKKKLKDSLTGGSSLVLKNKKSNNEDDCPKGELKDSNSQKNTAKSGDRYRDFFGDIELDQEEKQMSPLERSFEDRQKDSDMGEKVSRFSNNVLNERSSGKKTDKLSMSDMHLKTALRVGPCSGNGPSDVGPAATEDNWVCCDKCQKWRLLPLGKNPNDLPEKWLCSMLNWLNGMNRCSFSEEETTNAVLALNQIPAPVSQNNLQINPGGVTSKVTLVDGQLDQNHQDLSLHAMPNSGKKKAIKDGSALLQNSIKKSVLSPLTNGSLNDVNQPMVTEPDLLRLSKSTDLAAEKYKHKQKEKHKVLDNCSDGGDTRKSKMKGKRDLEQDLFRASKKIRTESLQKDSVSDHVNIEKVGPSSSNDLPNNSGHTSSKDHVLVPARKPKDEVLVSMDDEPMDLEIEKKRKVKGSLDSQANPRTLSNTGHNLQESRILAKEEFSENEYRKEKKARTSRSDGKESSASKSNSKSDKKNSHRKNRQLGQDVGNTVSQQSLEGVDPLKRDFGSRHPSVAATSSSSKVSGSHKSKVNVPDTKGSPVESVSSSPLRVSKPGKLMMVQRNFTEKIDSTDAGLFALGGQRRCGDAEDDGGSDQSGIAKKDKILDVAHHGSRTSSVFDLQEKDFSHVSGGKAKQQIVPCPDVMNTHSANGGADYLVQDTQYPGETTSSDRCRKDDRQRENNYHVNGSHPRKTEKGSSSRSKEKKRCLNAELDNGKVMVSDSTMVQAPSYEEKPIDGKVKIEEKFGFRSDGSENRCIDKKDSTGRLSCETSIKESLSKFHGHNGPDSKAHAISSQDATFTPKQSLPLDCEAVSGRGKSPSLHCPLPISGSQKGNGAKISVINASDSNNASKMQKQIRKVDHVNGTRPNSSRDPLSNGHRGRDLDAPSPVKRDSSSQAATNALKEAKNLKHLADRLKNSGSNVESTKLYFEAALKFLHAASLLETCSSESAKNGEMIQSIKVYSSTAKLCEFCAHEYEKSKDMAAAALAYKCMEVAYMRVIYSSHTNANKDRHELQTALHMIPPDD, encoded by the exons ATGATTGCTTTGGAGACGAGGGATGCGAGAAAGGAGCTAGGGTTAGGGTTTGGCGTCGGGAGAGAGATGGAGGACACTGAGCTTGAAGAAGGGGAGGCTTGCTCGGAACATAACAACAACGATGATGATTATGAAGCAAGCATGGACCCAGATATTGCTCTCTCTTACATT GATGAGAAACTTCAGGATGTCCTGGGACACTTTCAGAAAGATTTTGAAGGTGGAGTTTCAGCAGAGAATTTGG GGGCCAAGTTTGGTGGTTATGGTTCATTTTTACCTACCTATCGGCGTTCTCCTGTTTGGTCTCACCCGAGAACTCCAAAAATTCAGCACTACAACTCTCCTAGATCTCCAAACAATTCGCAACTGGAG GGTAGCTGTCGTGGCTCAGTTTCTTCATCGGCTGTGCCTCAATCAGTAAAACTTGAACCTGTTTCTTCTGGTGCAACTTCACTGGCTACATCAAAAGCATCTTCCTCCATGCTTGTCTCAGTTAAACAGGAAGGAGGCATGTTGACCACTAATATAGCTAAGGAACATGCTCTGAGATATGAATTAGTAAACCGAAAATCTACTAATTTACCAGATCACAAAATGTTGAAGGTTCGAATCAAAGTGGGTTCTGATAATTTGTCGACACAAAAAAATGCTGCAATCTATAGTGGTCTTGGCCTTGATGTGTCACCATCTTCATCACTGGATGACAGTCCCTCTGGAAGTGAAGGGATTTCTCATGGACCTCAAGATTCTCCATTTGAATCTCCAGCTCATATTCTTCAG ATAATGACTTCATTTCCAATTCATGGGTATTTATTGCTATCTCCTCTTCCTGGTGATTTAATTCACTTGATAGAAAAGGAAAAGCTTCATAAAGGCAGTGGATCCTTGCATGCCCGTACAGTTGACGTAGAAAGTTCTGGCATTACAGTTGTTGGGTCTGATTCTATAAAAGGTGATGGAAAAATATTGcgtgaaaagaaaataaagtcaCTAGAGAGAAATGAAATATCGTCAGAATTAAAAAGCGGAAGTAATAAGGATTGTCTATGTCGTATTGATGCTTTGCCAAAGATGATAGACCTTGACACTTTGGCCAGTGAGGAATTTGTTTCTGACAAGCTAAAGCTTCCTCTTTTCTCCAACTCATCTTCTGTTACTGATGCAGCAAAAGGAATGGGTAGGATATCTTATACATCTAGAGAAGCATACAAGGGTGGAATGAGGGACAAAGGTTCTGATCTAACAAAGGAGGAGCCAGTAGGGCTGTCATATACACATGAGGATGCCGGGTTCGAGAATGCCAAAGCCACTTCAGCTGAAAAGATATGGGATGACAAGAAAGCTAGTTCTCTTGACAGTGTTTCTGTCTACCCTAAGAAAGATGGCAATTGGAAAGGAGAAAAAGCTTGTGCCTCTGTAAAAACTGACTCCAATACATCAAAGGGTCTGAAAGTTGTAAGCTCTGAACTGACTGACACTCCCAAGCAGAAGGCTGATCTGAAAGGCGTATCCCATGAACAGGAAGCTTCCAAGGTTCCTTCTGGAAAGGAGCATTCATCTTCTGAGGGGAAAAAGAAACTAAAAGATAGCTTGACAGGTGGCTCTTCTTTGGTGCTCAAAAATAAGAAAAGCAATAATGAGGATGACTGCCCTAAAGGGGAGTTGAAAGACTCAAACTCACAAAAGAATACTGCAAAATCTGGGGATAGGTATAGAGATTTTTTTGGGGATATTGAACTAGATCAAGAAGAAAAACAGATGAGTCCATTGGAAAGGAGTTTTGAAGATAGGCAGAAGGATTCTGACATGGGTGAAAAAGTTTCACGTTTCTCTAATAATGTATTAAATGAGAGATCAAGTGGTAAGAAAACTGATAAGCTGTCAATGTCTGATATGCATCTTAAAACAGCTTTGAGAGTTGGTCCCTGCTCTGGAAATGGGCCTTCTGATGTTGGTCCTGCTGCAACAGAAGACAATTGGGTCTGTTGTGACAAGTGTCAGAAATGGCGGCTTCTTCCACTTGGTAAAAATCCTAATGATCTACCGGAGAAGTGGCTGTGTAGCATGCTTAATTGGCT GAATGGTATGAACCGGTGTAGTTTTAGTGAGGAGGAAACAACAAATGCTGTTTTGGCATTGAACCAGATCCCTGCTCCAGTGAGTCAAAATAATCTGCAGATCAATCCAGGTGGAGTTACATCCAAAGTAACCTTAGTTGATGGGCAGCTTGATCAGAACCACCAAGACTTAAGTTTGCATGCCATGCCCAATAGTGGAAAGAAGAAAGCTATCAAAGATGGTTCTGCTCTCTTGCAAAACTCTATAAAGAAGAGTGTACTGTCACCACTGACAAATGGAAGCTTAAATGATGTGAACCAACCTATGGTAACTGAACCTGATCTTCTTAGACTAAGCAAGTCTACTGACTTGGCTGCAGAGAAGTATAAACATAAGCAGAAAGAGAAGCATAAAGTACTTGACAACTGTTCTGATGGAG GTGATACTAGGAAATCAAAGATGAAAGGCAAAAGGGACCTTGAGCAAGATTTATTCAGGGCCTCCAAGAAAATCAGGACTGAAAGTTTGCAAAAAGATTCGGTGTCTGATCATGTAAACATTGAAAAGGTAGGTCCTAGTTCAAGTAACGATCTGCCTAACAACAGCGGCCACACTTCTTCTAAGGATCATGTGCTAGTTCCTGCTAGAAAACCAAAAGATGAGGTTCTGGTTTCCATGGATGATGAGCCCATGGATttagaaattgaaaaaaagagGAAAGTAAAGGGAAGTCTTGATTCTCAAGCTAATCCACGTACCCTCTCAAATACAGGGCATAATCTCCAGGAAAGCAGGATCCTGGCTAAGGAGGAGTTCAGTGAGAATGAGTACAGGAAAGAGAAGAAAGCCAGGACATCCAGGTCTGATGGAAAGGAGTCCAGTGCAAGTAAAAGCAATAGTAAATCGGACAAAAAAAATAGTCACAGAAAAAACCGGCAACTAGGACAAGATGTTGGGAATACTGTGTCTCAACAGAGCTTGGAGGGTGTGGATCCTTTGAAAAGGGATTTTGGATCTCGACATCCTTCTGTGGCAGCTACTTCTAGCTCTTCTAAGGTTTCTGGTTCCCACAAATCCAAAGTCAATGTCCCTGACACAAAGGGATCTCCAGTGGAATCAGTTTCTTCATCACCTCTGAGAGTTTCAAAACCAGGTAAGCTTATGATGGTGCAAAGGAACTTCACTGAGAAAATTGACTCCACTGATGCTGGTTTGTTTGCCCTAGGTGGTCAGAGAAGGTGTGGTGATGCTGAAGATGATGGTGGGAGTGATCAATCTGGGATAGCAAAGAAGGATAAAATTCTTGATGTGGCTCATCATGGTTCCCGCACATCCTCTGTGTTTGATCTTCAGGAAAAAGACTTCAGTCATGTTTCTGGTGGTAAAGCTAAACAGCAGATTGTGCCTTGTCCTGATGTCATGAACACCCACTCTGCAAATGGCGGTGCAGATTACTTAGTCCAAGACACTCAATATCCTGGTGAAACTACATCTTCAGATCGATGTCGCAAAGATGATAGACAACgtgaaaataattatcatgtGAATGGTTCCCATCCAAGGAAGACCGAAAAAGGATCCTCTTCAAGATCcaaagagaagaagagatgttTGAATGCTGAACTTGACAATGGTAAAGTTATGGTTTCTGACTCAACTATGGTGCAAGCACCTTCCTATGAAGAGAAACCAATAGATGGTAAAGTTAAGATCGAAGAGAAGTTTGGGTTCAGATCTGATGGAAGTGAGAATAGGTGCATTGATAAAAAGGACTCAACAGGACGATTGTCATGTGAAACTAGTATAAAAGAGAGTCTGTCTAAATTTCATGGACACAATGGTCCTGATAGTAAAGCACATGCTATTTCCAGCCAAGATGCAACCTTTACACCAAAGCAGAGTCTGCCACTTGATTGTGAGGCAGTCTCTGGGAGAGGGAAGTCGCCATCGTTACACTGCCCTCTACCAATTTCTGGGTCTCAGAAAGGAAATGGAGCAAAGATTTCAGTTATTAATGCCTCTGACAGCAATAATGCATCGAAGATGCAGAAACAAATCCGAAAGGTTGATCATGTAAATGGGACTCGTCCAAACAGTTCAAGGGATCCCCTGTCAAAT